The Streptomyces sp. M92 nucleotide sequence AGCGTCGACTTGGCGCTCTCCTTGCCGACCGGGATGGCGAGACCGTCCTTGCCCTGGGCGCCCGAGGGCGCCACGACCGGGCCGGACGCCTCGCTGTCGTCCTTGCCCGTGTTGGCGGCGATCACGCCGACCACGGCCGCGAGCCCGAGGACGCCCACCACGCTCGCGCCGACGATCAGCGCGCGGCGGCGCTTGTCCCTGGACTTCTGCTTCTCGCGCTCGGCCGCAAGCTTCTGGCGGGCGGTGCGCTTTCCCTCTCGGTTCTTCTCGCTCACACCCCGCAGAACGAACCGGGGAGGCGCACCGCGCCTCCCCGGTCCCAGGTCCACCCGTACGAGGGACCCCTGTCATCTGCCCGCGGTCACGCCTGTCCGCGTACGCCCTTCGCCAGGTCGGCGGCGAGCGCGCGGACGCCCTCCACGCCTGCCGCGTCGTCGGGGGCGTCCAGCATGCGCTTGACGAACGCCGAGCCGACGATCACGCCGTCGGCGAAGCGGGCGACCTCGGCGGCCTGGGCGGCGTTGGAGACGCCGAGCCCGACGCAGACCGGGGTGTCGGTGGTGGCGCGGGTGCGTCGCACCAGGTCCTCGGCCTGTGCGCCGACCGATTCGCGGGTGCCGGTGACGCCCATCAGGGAGGCGGCGTAGACGAAGCCGCTGCCGGCCGCGGTGATCTCGGCGAGCCGCGCGTCCTTGCTGCTGGGCGCGACCACGAAGACGGTGGCGAGCCCGTGCTTGTCCGCGTGCTCCCGCCACAGGGCCGACTCCTGGACCGGCAGGTCGGGCAGGATGCACCCGGCGCCGCCCGCCTCGGCCAGCTCGGCGGTGAAGCGCTCCACGCCGTAGCGGTCGATGGGGTTCCAGTACGTCATGACGAGGATCGGCTTGCCGGTGGCCGCGTGGGCCTCCCGGACGGTGCGCATCACGTCGGCGATCTTCACGCCGCCGCGCAGGGCGATGTCGTCGGCGGTCTGGATGACCGGGCCGTCGAGCACCGGGTCGCTGTGCGGCAGTCCGACCTCGACGACGTCGGCGCCGCCGTCGATCGCGGCCTTGACCGCCGCGATGCCGCCGTCCACGGTCGGGAAGCCGGCCGGGAGGTAGGCGATGAGGGCGGAGCGGCCCTCGGCCTTCGCCGCGGCGAGGGTCTCGTCCAGCAGCCGTGCGTTCCCGCTCACTTGGCGTCCCCCTCGATCTCGGCGGTGCCGGAGGCGTCCTCGGCGACCTCGGCGTCGGTGTCGTACAGCCCGAAGTAGCGGGCGGCGGTGTCCATGTCCTTGTCGCCGCGGCCGGACAGGTTGACGACGATCAGCCCGTCCTCGCCCAGCTCCCTGCCCACCTCCAGGGCACCGGCCAGCGCGTGGGCGCTCTCGATGGCCGGGATGATGCCCTCGGTGCGCGACAGCAGGCGCAGCGCCTGCATGGCGGCGTCGTCGGTGACCGCGCGGTACTCGCCGCGGCCGGAGTCCTTGAGGTGGGCGTGCTCGGGGCCGATGCCCGGGTAGTCGAGGCCCGCCGAGATCGAGTACGGCTCGGTGATCTGGCCCTCGTCGTCCTGGAGTACGTAGGACCGGGAGCCGTGCAGGATGCCGGGCTCGCCCGCGGTCAGGGTCGCCGCGTGCTCGCCGGTCTCCACGCCGTGTCCGGCGGGCTCGCAGCCGATGAGGCGGACGTCCGCGTCTGGGATGAAGGCGTGGAAGAGGCCGATGGCGTTGGAGCCGCCGCCGACACAGGCGATCGCGGCGTCGGGGAGGCGTCCGGCCTGCTCCAGGATCTGGCGGCGGGCCTCGACGCCGATGACGCGGTGGAAGTCGCGGACCATCGCCGGGAAGGGGTGGGGGCCGGCGACCGTGCCGAAGAGGTAGTGGGTGCGGTCGACGTTGGCGACCCAGTCGCGGAACGCCTCGTTGATCGCGTCCTTCAGCGTGCGGCTGCCGGACTTCACGGCGATGACCTCGGCGCCGAGCATGCGCATGCGGGCCACGTTGAGGGCCTGGCGGCGGGTGTCGATCTCGCCCATGTAGATCGTGCAGTCCAGGCCGAAGAGCGCGCAGGCGGTGGCCGTGGCCACGCCGTGCTGACCGGCGCCGGTCTCGGCGATCACCCGGGTCTTGCCCATGCGCTTGGTGAGCAGGGCCTGGCCGAGCACGTTGTTGATCTTGTGCGAGCCGGTGTGGTTCAGGTCCTCGCGCTTGAGGAAGATCCTCGCTCCGCCGGCTTCGGCGGCGAAGCGGGGCACCTCGGTGAGGGAGGACGGGCGGCCGGTGTAGTGGACGAGGAGGTCGTCCAGCTCACGGGCGAACTCCGGGTCGGACTTGGCCTTGTCGTACTCGACGGCGACCTCGTCGACCGCGGCGACGAGGGCCTCCGGGATGAATTTGCCGCCGTACGCTCCGAAGTAGCCTTCGGGGCTGGGGGTTTGACCCTCGGGGTCGGGGATGAAGAAGTTGCTGGGCATGCGTGGACCTCACGGTGAGTGTCTGGTTCGGGCAGATTCGCCGTGGGGGCGGGGGAGTCAGGCCGCTGCGGGCCGTCTGTGGTTGCTCGCGCACACGCGACGGAGTCGCAGATTCAATACAGCCCCGCGCCCCTTACGGGGCGCTGAGGCCATCGCATGCCATTCACCTGGCCCGGCTCGTCCCCGATGACGTACCGCACCCGGCGGCCGTGGACCCGGCGGGCCGGGGCGCGGCAGCCGCGGGGGCGGCAGCCGCGCGCCAGGCGCGCGTACGGGTCCCGGGAGGCCGGGGTGAGCGGAAGCGTCATGCGGATCAGCCTACCGGGATGTCAGCCCCGGCCGTGGCGCAGTGCCGGGTGTTCGCCGGCGGCGACCAGGTCGGCGACGGCGGTCTTGGGGTCGCGGCCGGTGACCAGGGACTCGCCGACCAGGACGGCGTCGGCGCCCTCGTTGGCGTAGGCGATGAGGTCGTGCGGGCCGCGGACGCCGGACTCGGCGACCTTGACGATGTGCGCGGGGATCTCCGGGGCGACCCGCTCGAAGGTGCCGCGGTCGACCTCCAGCGTCTTCAGATTGCGCGCGTTGACACCGATGACCTTGGCGCCGGCGTCCACCGCGCGCTCGACCTCGTCCTCGTCGTGGACCTCGACGAGCGGGGTCAGTCCGATGGACTCGGCGCGCTCGATCAGCGACTCCAGAGCCGGCTGCTCCAGCGCGGCGACGATCAGCAGCACCAGGTCGGCGCCGTGCGCGCGGGCCTCCCAGAGCTGGTACGAGGTGACGATGAAGTCCTTGCGCAGGACCGGGATGTCCACGCGGGCGCGGACGGCCTCCAGGTCGGCGAGCGAGCCGCCGAAGCGGCGCTGCTCGGTCAGGACGGAGATGACGGCGGCGCCGCCCGCCTCGTAGTCCGCGGCGAGGCCGGCCGGGTCGGCGATGGCGGCCAGCGCGCCCTTGGACGGGCTGGAGCGCTTGACCTCGCAGATGACCTTGACGCCGTCGCCGCGCAGGGCGGACACGCCGTCCTTGGCGGGGCGTGCCTTGGCCGCGCGCTCCTTGAGCTCGTCGAGGCTGACGCGCGCCTGCCGCTCCGCGAGGTCGGCACGGACTCCGTCGATGATCTCGTCGAGCACACTCACGCGAGCGGCCCCCTTTCAGACGGCGGTACGTATCGGAACGTATGGTCACTGCGATGGTATCCGCAGGGGAGCGCCGGTCCCGCATCCGGTCGGCACCGGTTCCACTACCTGGACACCCAGCGGATGATCAAGGCCGGAGCCAGCCGCCGAACGGCAGGTTCCGGACAACCGTGAAGGTCAGCATCAGCGCGCCCGCCGCCCACAGGTGCACCGGGCCGAGGTCGATCCGCATGGGCCGGCCGCGCGCCGCGCGGACCACCCAGACGGTCCAGAGCACGGCGAGGCCGAGGTAGGCGAGGACGGCCGGGGCGTTGGCCTGCAGTGCGGTCGGCAGGTCTCCGTGGACGAAGGCGTGGGCGCTGCGCAGACCGCCGCAGCCGGGGCAGAGGACGCCCGTGAAGCGCAGCAGGGGGCAGACGGGGTAGTGGCCGGGTTCGTTGGGGTCCACGCTTCCGACGTAGGCGAAGGCGCCGGCCACGGTCGTGAGCACGGCGGCGGGGACGGCCAGGCGGCCGAGGAGGGCGGGGCCGCGCGTCGCCGCGGGGGTCGCGGGCGTGTGCTGGGGCGCGCTCGTGCCCTGGGTGAGTGTCCTGCTCGGCGTCGGCTTTCCGGTCTCGGCGTCCACCCTGCGCATTCTGCCTCCGGGCGGCCTCGCACGCACCCGAGGGGCGGGCCGGCACGCTCGTGCCGGCCCGCCCCTCAGGAGGTGTCGTCGCCGGGTCAGCCCTTGGCGCCGACCGGCTTGCTGTCGCCGGCGACCTGGTGCACGGGGTGGGTGTGGCGCGGCTGGCCGAGGCCCATCATGCGCATGATGCCGCCCACGGCACCGCCGAGGAGGACGACCGCCATGCCGGCCCAGAAGCCCACCGGCTGGGCCGCCACCATGAACACGCCCGCGATGCAGAAACCGATGAAGGCGATGATGACACCCGTCCAGGCGGCCGGGGTGTGACCGTGGCTGCTGCCCGCCATTGCTTGCTCCTCGTTGCTGTGTGCCAAGTCTGAGCAGGATGCTC carries:
- the trpM gene encoding tryptophan biosynthesis modulator TrpM — its product is MTLPLTPASRDPYARLARGCRPRGCRAPARRVHGRRVRYVIGDEPGQVNGMRWPQRPVRGAGLY
- the trpA gene encoding tryptophan synthase subunit alpha; the encoded protein is MSGNARLLDETLAAAKAEGRSALIAYLPAGFPTVDGGIAAVKAAIDGGADVVEVGLPHSDPVLDGPVIQTADDIALRGGVKIADVMRTVREAHAATGKPILVMTYWNPIDRYGVERFTAELAEAGGAGCILPDLPVQESALWREHADKHGLATVFVVAPSSKDARLAEITAAGSGFVYAASLMGVTGTRESVGAQAEDLVRRTRATTDTPVCVGLGVSNAAQAAEVARFADGVIVGSAFVKRMLDAPDDAAGVEGVRALAADLAKGVRGQA
- the trpC gene encoding indole-3-glycerol phosphate synthase TrpC, producing MSVLDEIIDGVRADLAERQARVSLDELKERAAKARPAKDGVSALRGDGVKVICEVKRSSPSKGALAAIADPAGLAADYEAGGAAVISVLTEQRRFGGSLADLEAVRARVDIPVLRKDFIVTSYQLWEARAHGADLVLLIVAALEQPALESLIERAESIGLTPLVEVHDEDEVERAVDAGAKVIGVNARNLKTLEVDRGTFERVAPEIPAHIVKVAESGVRGPHDLIAYANEGADAVLVGESLVTGRDPKTAVADLVAAGEHPALRHGRG
- the trpB gene encoding tryptophan synthase subunit beta — encoded protein: MPSNFFIPDPEGQTPSPEGYFGAYGGKFIPEALVAAVDEVAVEYDKAKSDPEFARELDDLLVHYTGRPSSLTEVPRFAAEAGGARIFLKREDLNHTGSHKINNVLGQALLTKRMGKTRVIAETGAGQHGVATATACALFGLDCTIYMGEIDTRRQALNVARMRMLGAEVIAVKSGSRTLKDAINEAFRDWVANVDRTHYLFGTVAGPHPFPAMVRDFHRVIGVEARRQILEQAGRLPDAAIACVGGGSNAIGLFHAFIPDADVRLIGCEPAGHGVETGEHAATLTAGEPGILHGSRSYVLQDDEGQITEPYSISAGLDYPGIGPEHAHLKDSGRGEYRAVTDDAAMQALRLLSRTEGIIPAIESAHALAGALEVGRELGEDGLIVVNLSGRGDKDMDTAARYFGLYDTDAEVAEDASGTAEIEGDAK
- a CDS encoding HGxxPAAW family protein, coding for MAGSSHGHTPAAWTGVIIAFIGFCIAGVFMVAAQPVGFWAGMAVVLLGGAVGGIMRMMGLGQPRHTHPVHQVAGDSKPVGAKG
- a CDS encoding DUF2752 domain-containing protein, with amino-acid sequence MRRVDAETGKPTPSRTLTQGTSAPQHTPATPAATRGPALLGRLAVPAAVLTTVAGAFAYVGSVDPNEPGHYPVCPLLRFTGVLCPGCGGLRSAHAFVHGDLPTALQANAPAVLAYLGLAVLWTVWVVRAARGRPMRIDLGPVHLWAAGALMLTFTVVRNLPFGGWLRP